GGTTCTCTGAAATTCTGAATTACGATTATCATACTTCCTCTTACTGCTATTTTACTTGACTAAACCCCAGTAGTTTTATATTCTGCTCTCTGATATACAAATTCTTACCTGTCCAACGTGAAATGCTTTTGATGAGAATTAGAACTGAAGGACTTGTTGACCATCCATGTATGACTGAAGATGTTTTCCCTTTCAAACCAAAGATACCACACCAAAATTTAATGCTCCTAATTGCCGATGTTATGATTTTTAGGGTTTTCTTCTCAAACCACAATACTGTATTTACTAATCTGCATGGTGAGATAATTGGAAAAGGTTTTATTTGAAAGTTTGAGAATGTTATAAATTTGTGCGAACTACTAAACTCAGGAGTGATGTGACTACCAAAAGTTGGAAAGTGAGCACCTgacaaattaaaatgatgaaagaGCATGCATCGTGCACGTTGTTCCTTTCTACTTTCTTGAATCAAACATTGGTTAATCTATGTTCCAACGATGACATGTAATGTGCAGTGGTGGAGTATTTGCATTCTATCTCTATAGGATCATCAGAGATAGAGGTCAGCCCAGGGAACCTAATTCGGGAGCAAGGTTACAGGATTAGTTAATCTACATGCGTAGGTGAATGATCTTGAATCTTCCTTCGTAGTCTCTTTAAAGCCAATGGACGGTAACACTTGATCAGtctttataaattaaattttcggGTGAGATCTTGCTATTCAGATAATATAGAAAATAGGGATTTCAACTGTTTCTGGTGTTCTGACTTGATTTACTTCTTTAATAAGGACAAAGCAGGATTGATTGAATGCAAACAAATGTAGACGTTATCTCCAAATGCTTTTATTGTGTATAATGTAGTGTGTGTCCTATCTTCGTTTCAACTTGTAATGacctcaatatttttttatgcgtGTCCCAAGTTTAATGAGTTCGATAATTTACTGTGATTTAATCAATATCTTAGCACAGATTTATTGGGATTCCAAAACACTCCATGACTCCATGGACTTCTTTCTTTGCATCAAATCAGTGCGTAATGGAGTGGATTcttaactgaaagaataaaacatcaAAAAAGTTCAGAACTCTGCATCATGTGAAGCTCCCCGGCTCGAATGCAATGCTTAAAAACGTTTGCATTGATATATACAGCCATACAGCTACCCAAGAAAAATTTCCCAAAGTGTTTGGAAGTCCAAGAAAGGTAGcagcatgtatgtatatataagcTCCATATTGTACAAGAATGATGCCTGCAGCAAAGATGTTTTATTTCACCTCCCTCGCGAAGTTCAAATTACATTAAGCATTCCCACGAGTCATTTGACCGGGTGATTTATTACTACTGTTCAAGGGCGTATATTGCGGCCTCTCTACCTTAATCTCTGAGTCCATCTTTGTCTGCATAGTCCAACCATAAGAAAGCAGGCCTGGCGTGGATTTTGCACATCCTTCCTCATTGCTATCCGCTCAGAACTATACTCAACCCTTCCATGGTGAGAAATAGCCTCCCTCAACCAAAGATTTATGATGACCATTTCTCCTTCAGATATTTCTTTGCTTTATTTTGTCAACAAGATCCTTGCCGATGTCGCGGCGTTCTTGGTAATCGGAGGCTCAACAACCCTTATAGCTGCTGCTCCACGATTCAGTGCTTGTAATAAGCGCTTTCTTGTTACTATTCCAGTATTCCTATATGTACACGCGTAAACGATAATAAacagcataaataaaataaaaaaataagaataggTTCTTCCCGGCTTCGTCTTTAACTCAAAGATCAGTATTATCATTGACAGATTTTGAGCTTCTTTGCATCAATGAATAAACCTTCATGTGTTTAAAGAACCAAAACGAAGCATTAGTCAAAGTTGACCCGGTGAAATAGAGTTAGATGGATAACATTAATAAGTTTTGGAGattaggaaaaaaatatttttcaaaataatctTGGGTGCTTATAAATGTAATCGGCACGATTTGTTGATCTAATAGTTTTTATTCTAAATGGTAGGTAAATCACGTAAAATTTTGTTTAGTAAATGGTATTAAATTATACTTGAATTGATATAGATAATAagtaaaaaaaacttttttatttttgaaaccaagttAAAATGAGATTTTGAAGATAGATGACTTGTCCAGAATATTacttaattatataatttacgAGAGTTGAATAGTAATTAAACTGAGATTTGAACATTacataattttcttgaatattatGTAATAACAGAATATTTATGAgagagaataaaaaaaattgatttaaatGTAACGACTATACCGAGTAGGGTAAATATTGATAGAAATGTAATTTTGGGATAAAGACTCACTGGGGTGAtgatacttgattttattttggATAATATAAAatgagtttttgaaaaataaaaacaagcattgcaatatttttttttctaaatacaCACTTGACTTCTTTTTCGTGATACCGCCGTATAGCTCAAGAATATCCATATATGCTTGCAACTTGAAAGAAATTGTATGCGCACAATGTGCCTCATTTTGACCAATACACAAACATATCCACAGAAGACCATAAAAGGTCCGAAACTTTGGACAGCACATCAAATTCAGGTAACCAAAAGTGGCTGCATAACTTACAGTAGAGAGATGGAATAACTCTGAAAAAAATCCTGCGATAAGGATATTTACAGGTTagaaatatttaatttagatGATGTGCAGCACAACAAGAGACCCGACCCCTCACACACAATGAACGATAGAACTATCACATTAGCATATTTTGTACAAAATCAGGCAATGCTGCTGCCACGCCATCAAAACTTAAATCTACGGTCAATTTCATATTTATATGTTTCATATTTGTCAGCGTCCAGAGCCCTCAAATAAAAATCTGAGATCTTCGACTGTGAGGCGAGTAGCAGGCATGCCACTTTGATCTTCACCAAAAGCAGATGCGACCATCTTCCTCTTGTCTTCCTGTAGGCATGATAAACAGAGTTTTAGCAGTTGACACCATTTCTCACCAATTACCAGAGCAAAATAATCAATTCACCATTATTGTCCTTAAAACTTGCATCAACTCATTTAGCTCAAATCTTTCAAGTCCAGAAAACACAGCTCAACAATCTCACTGAGAAGGAAATCAATTGCAAAATGCAAAAAGCGAATTCAATTTTATCATTGTCCCCATCAATTACGGAGCTTCAGATGACGTACAAATATTAAATCTCAAATGAGGCCAACCAATAGCAATTCCAACGTAACAAACAAGCCAACAGCAACCATTCACATTGGGATTCCAGGAAAGAGTAGAATAAGTAAACAATATCTTTTTACATTAACAAGTTCTTGAAAATAATGATCACGTAACAAGTTACTAGATACCAGCCTATTGTCCATAAGAAGGccaaaaaatattcatttccaAGCAAAAATAATAGTCAACCTAGTTAAAACTAAACTTATCTAACGTGAAGTCAACAGCAGGTGGATTGCTCGTTTGTTTCATTTGAGTAGGGTTACAACACATCTTTATTTGTTGAAATAGGGTAAAACAAGTAGCCAATGTTTACTTGTTTTTGTACCCAAATGTTCATGAAGAAATATTAGAGAATTCTACGGCAATAGATTGGTTAGGAGCCCTCAGTAGTTATGGTGACACACTAAtgccaataaatttataaaaaataagaaattatagaAAATATCTAGCGTTCAACAAAATAAGAGTGTCAGCTGAGATGAATGACAACAGGGATGGAGTAAAATAGAAAAGAGATGCCTATGCCTTCTATGTATCACTAGAGGATAATCAATCAAACAATCAATAATTTCAACAAATTCAAAGAAGCCTGTCACACTACAGGCAATGCACAACTTTGCCACAAGTATTTGGGCAATCCTGGTCTAACAGAGAAATAAATTCATGGAAATAAGAAGAAATAACTTCATGgaaaacaagaaaaggaaaTATGGTTCTGATTAAGAACGAACCGAGTTGAGAAATTAtatggcaaaaaaaaaaaaactcgtgAGAGCAAGATGAAGCGGCTAGACAAAAAGATTGTAATTTGATTAAAGAGACGATCATAGAGGCATGAGTCAGAAAAGAGCCTAGAATAACCATGTCAAGGTGTTCAATCCATACCCAGACTCAATCAGACAATAAATACAACCTCAAAgctcaataaataaatatatcaacCAATAAACAATGTTCAAAAGATTAGACGTGTGGATACCTGAAGAGCCAAAATGCGATCTTCAACAGTGTCCTTGATGGTTAACCTTGACACTGTAACAGGACGAGTCTGTCCTATCCTATGTGCTCGATCAACAGCCTGATCTTCTGTTGTCGGATTCCACCAAAGATCCAAAAGAATTACGCGGCAAGCAGCAACCATGTTCAAGCCAAGATTTCCAGCTTTTAGAGACATCAACATGACATCCACCTGGGAAATAAAGTAATATTGAACGGGAAAACAATTGACCAGAGGTAAATGACTGAGGAATAATTCTGACACAATCCATGATGGTATTTGATAACCAAAAAACCATAGACACGTGATTGGGCCGGGTACTAATGATTAAGTGGGTAAAAAGATTGACGAAGGGCAGACTTTCCATCTCAAGTCACATTACTCTGTAGTTGAGAAATGTTTCAAGCTCAATTTTGGAACGAAGAAGTAACTCCTTATTTAACTCTTTTTATCACTGTTTGAATCCTTATCCACTAGCCAATGCTTGGAGTTAGAAAAAGAAATATGTCGAGAGGTTTGTCAAACACATAAACATAGAAGTTTGATACTCTGCATCCAATGGGAAATTCTATCCTAATATATTTAACAACCCTTCCAATGGCTAATCCCACACCAAGAGTGTTACCCCCGGTGTAGGCTAGAATTTTCCGTATCcgataaaatgaaaaatgtcaAGTTTATAGGCTAAAAATATACCTTTCCTCTCTATAGAAGAACCCGACTTTATCATTTTATAAATGCTAACAATAGACAAGTCTACAAGTTGGTGCCACTTGCCGATTAGAAATACCACATTTCATTCAAcgatgtaaattttttttgacaAGAACCTCCAACATGAAATTCAACAACTATATCTTCAATCAGATACAATTGAAGCCAACAAGAATGGAAGACGTCCAGACACCTTAgagaaaaatacacttaaattTTAACTAGCAAGAAAATGACTAACATGGAGATCAAAGTCTAACCTCTGGATCAGTGTTGAAATCTTTGACAGCCTTGTCTCTTGCAGCTATTGACATTGTACCGTCAAGCCTACGGAAATTTATATGGGAGTTCTTCAGTGATATCTCCACTAAGTCCAACATGCTAGTCCACTGGGAAAACACAATGGCCTTTTCAGGTTCTTCACTCTCAGAATCCAAGTAGAGACCACTTGAAGATGAAGCATCTCCCCCAACTGTAACCAAATCATACGACTTTGACCTCTGACCTTTTGAAATGCAATGTAACTTGAGAATTTCCAGAGCAGATCTGATTTTAGAAGATATGTAGTCAGTCTGCAGAACCTTAGATTTTTCACCCGTTTCATATGAAACGGCGGTATCACTGTCAATATCATCAGATAAACATCTTCGTAAAGTCGCTCGGGAATAAACAAGATCTGCACCAAGTTGTTCCTTGCACTCTGGGGCTGGACAAGTACTGTCTTCCCCTGTCAAATGATCTGAGACACACTGATAACAGAAAACATGTCCGCACATTGTGACGATTGCATTTTCAGGAGGATCCTGTAGAATAATAAACCATTCAAAAAATACTTTAGCCTTTTGTGGTTAACATATGGCTTACCTGCAATGAAAAATCAACAAATGAAAGTtgtcattaattaatttttcatcACTCATGTAACTGTTACCATGTGAACTATCAGAATCACCAAAATCATATTGTCATCCCTACATATTGCATGATGAGAAGAATCCAACAAGCATGCATTCACAGTAGTATTATCTAATAAACAGTTCCCAACACCAAACATGATTGACACCGTAGACACTAGACAATAAATCAATCACTAGCAGGACCATTATACAGAACTCATAAAAATACTAGTTGACAAGCATAAAGAAAGGACTGAATCATTTAACAATCTCATCAATATATAGCCAGCCTCCAGAAAAAGTGATAACTAGACATCAGTCATGTCATTTTCCAATGCATAAAATCTATGAACCACCTCAAGTTTTTACTCGAAATCCCAAATCTCCACTAAAGGGTCACCTCTAGCATTTGATCGACCAAGAAAAAATGGTCAGTTGGTCAGGAAAGCACAAAGAAAACAGTAAATTAGATGAACCAGTTTCATGTGATAAGCACCAAAAAAGGTCTTAAGTGAGAGATATCGTACTTTGCATGCAAGACATATGGCCAAAGAATCTTCcagaaaattatttaaattaacaaGTAATTCCCTCGGGAGTGATTTGGCCATCTCAGAGGAAACTTCTCCAACAGGATCAGAACGGAACCCTTTGACAAGTAATGGATGGTCACAGGCTTGACGAAGTCGGAGAAGCAGCAGTAGTATATTTGCATAATTTTGATTCAACGTGCCAGCAGCAGCATATTCCTGAAAATTACCTATTTTAAATCCAAACTTTTTTACAATCACAATCAAAACTAAATGTCATTAATCCACCATCAAGTAAAAGATACGAgtgaaaaacataaaaaaaaaccaTAGATCTAATTAACAACCACGATCTGACAAAGGACTCGTGAATTTAAATCATGGCAAGTAAAAGACTTGACACCTGTCCTAGAATTTGTCTCATGGCACCACAATCTCCAGGAGTTTGTGCTACTGATATCATTGAAAGGACCACAGATTCTCTGGCACCAACCTCAATGTTGTATCTACTAATGTCTAACGGGCAAAGTTATCTCCAGTAGATATGGAGGAAAGTGTATAAATTACCCCATTGGTTCATAAAACACCACAATATCAGCAGTCTTCCTATCAAAATATAGCATTCTATCAATTAGTTGATAGTCTCTATTTCATCATTGACAATGTCGGGTTAAAAGGTATGGTTAGTCTGATGACCTGTAATCCTATTTCATTCCATAAATATAtccatattaaacataaaaacaCAAAGCAGACACATTGAAACCAACAATTACACATGACACTAAaccgagagagagagagagagagagagagagagagagagagagagagctgCAAAATATCGGAATTAAAAGGAATTAACTCATTATTGTGACCCAGAAATGAACCAAGATGGTTACAAGGGGATCATCAACAACAgcttattataataaattagatCCCACCTAAGAACACCTAATGACTTTTTTGTACAAGTACCACTTCTTTAAGATAATGATGCCCATCATAAAAGAATATTTGGCAGATAGCCCCAGGATGTTTTAGACCATAACGTAGCAATACCGTAATATAAGGATCCCACCACATTCACAAATTAATGTTTCCATCCCTAATTGCGTACCTATAGCTTCAAAAAGAACACTGTCAACAACTGATGATTCAAGGTAAATTACTTCAGTTAATAACATGGATACCCACATGCCAGAGGCAAATATAAAAACATCAAATTCAGTTCCACATAATCCAATAAAATAGAAACAATAAAGATATCATGAGCAAAGTCTTAAAGGTATTCCAACATAATTTATTCGAAATTGAATTCATAGAGATGCTATCATAATAATTTTACAGAGGACCGGTAACATCAGGGGAGGAAACTAAAGTCAAAATGAAAAAAGTGATGACTAATAAAGCACCAAAACACGGACAGGAATAACACTGGTGGATGAAATCGGCAACAGATTCCAGTAGTAAACATCAATAGAATCACATGAGTACACACATTTACAACTCAATTGAAACTGGAATAAGTGGATGAGAGATACACACAAACAAATCAAAATAAACACGAGTCACACACAAAGGAAGAGGAACCTTAAATTGCTTGCGTGAATCTGCTTCAAGTTTGCTATAAAAGGTCCTTTCTTCTGCAGCAAAGTCCACCCGCTTTAAGTGTACTTTCTTGGGTGGCAGGATAATTATAGGCTTGCCATCAATAAATGTGCCTAAGCCACAAATAAAGGATTATTACCATCAGCCAATATAAATTATCtatacatgtgaaatcaactgaGGCCATTTATCGTTGCATTTTATCGAAAACAACATGAAAATTAACCATTTCAATTAAAAATGACATACTAAAGTCTTCAAAAGAAATAAGAtctgattaaaaaaaaagaattaatcAAGTAACACAGAGAAGCTGCCAAAACTACTTGCGCTGCTGGGATAATCGAAGTTTCCACCCTTGACAAAAAAATGGTCACTATATTAAACCACAATATCCATTCATCCAGTGTTGGTACAACCAATAAATCAAAACGTACACAGTTCAATACTGTCGAATGTGAAACAGTTAGAATCACCCTTGACAAAAAAATAGTCGCCATATTAAACCACAATACCCATTCATCCAGTGTTGGTACAACCAATAAATCAAAACGTACACAGTTCAATACCGTAGAACGTGAAACGGTTAGAATCAGTAGCCTCGTCGGAATTGGGTGTTGTGCAATCATAGAGCACACGATGCTCACTGTAGAAACAAATTATACAATCTATGGCATTCATCCTTCTAATTATAACATAACATGGCCAAATGCGAACTCTCAAATCTAAACAAAAAGTGTCACAGTAATGTCCAAGTTCAAACTTTAATTGAGAATGCCGCTTCCAACATGCACCAACTGTAATTTCACGACTCTTGCCTTGATGAATATTCAAAGGAAAAGAACAACCATCTATTGAATGAAAACTCTAGAATTAAGAATGAACAGCAAAAGCATACACAGAATTGAAAAATAAGTCATCTACAACTTCAAAAATTATGTTTTCATAAGTTGCAGCTTCAACTGTTAAAAGTACTTTCAATATTCAAAAAGTATGATTCCAATTAAGGGAGAGTCGTTTAGATAAATATAAACATTGAAGAGATTGAAAGCTATTAGAACAATGAAGGTGGATAAACTAAAAAGGACTAGGTTCGTTAGTGTTAAAAAAAGAAACTCGCAGGTGAGAAGGCAATTCTGCCAAAAAAATATCGAGCTCAACTTTCATTTTTCTACTATTGGGTATTATCATGATGACCTTCAAATTGTTTGTTTCGAGTAGACAGCTAAAAGATTTTACATCAAGAAAAGTAATGATATCCAAAATAAAAACGAAGACGCTTACAATAGAGTGTTACTTTTTTATTACAGCAATGGGATTCCTCCGGAGGAAAAAGTGAGCTGACGAAACTGAAAATTCAAGCAAAACTAATTtcgtaaaatatatcattttacAATACAGAATCAGTTGAAACCCACAAATGTTTTCCACTACAAAgtattcaaatatattattaatcATATAAGGGTACTAGACTAGTATTAGAAAAAAGCAAGGGAAGATCCTGATACAGCACAGTTAAGAATCTCTCCAActttcccaaattaaaaatattaatgtcAAAAACTCATAGATAAGTGTTGAATCATGatgatttgaaaaaataaaCATCCTTTCAAATTTTTACCACCTTCCGCATTCCAGAacatattttctaaaaaaaacaaGAACCCTATATCATTTTAGCAAGCCTCTGCGAATTCTTCAAAAGATAGAAACATTGTTGTACAAaactattttatattaaagAGTATTCTCACGGATAAATAATGATAGAAGAAATTGAAAATCACCTTTAGTTCGACGCAACATGATATTTCTTAACACAACCTGAAGCTTTTTGTATCCTTTGGTTGAATCCCTTGAAATTAGAGTCTTGATCGAGGAGACAAACGTTTTATACTTATCATATGGATCATATCTCAAAAATCTGAAGTAGCTGAATAATTCATCTATTGAATTTTGTATTGGTGTTCCAGATAAGCACCATCTTCGCTTTGCTCTAAGGCTGCAGCAGGCCCTGGCCACTTGAGTTCTATGATTTTTTATGGTTTGAGATTCATCCAAAATAACCCTAGACCATTTTACCTTCGCTAATGTGCCACAATCACTATCAAAAGCAGAAATATTGATGTCTTTTTTACCCTTCTTGGACCTCTTATTAGCTGACAACTTTTTTCGTTTCTTTGCCATGGAAAATGTAGAAGATAATCCATATATGTCTCCATCTTTAGGTTCACTGTCGTCCTCTTCAACCAAAGGTTGTTTTGGAACTTCATTGGACACAATGGCATACGTGGTCAAAACCGCATCATATTTTGCTAATGCTGCAGGACTTTTGGTCCTACTACCTCCATGATAAATCAAAACAGAGAGTTTAGCTTTATCTGTAACTTTCTCATGCAGCTCCCGAGCCCACTGTCGAAGAACACTAGCTGGACACACAATCAATGTACCTGCTGTCGGCCTCCTGCAATGAAATCCCGTTACTGTGTTACTCGTCTGTGGAAGTATAGTAAATTCTTCACTCTCTTCAGCCTGCTTTCTTTCATCAGCTGCAATATCCCTAATTTCATCATCGTCATCCAAATCTAAGGCTTCAGTTTGGATATTGCATGAGTCTTCGGGCTTAGATTTTCCCTCCAGAATTCTCTGTGCGTGAATGAGGGCAATCATTGACACAGTCTTACCAAGGCCCTGCAAAATGGAAAATTTATAAGAAAGACTGTAGGGGAAAAAATGAAGTGGCAGCAACACTAGTTCGCAGACCTGATCATCAGCCAAAATTCCGCCCAAGCATAAACCAGATGATTCCTTCTTGAGCATCCACGCCAAAGCAGTTTTCTGCATGTGAAAAGTCCTATGCTCAGAAGTACATGTGCACAGCACAATTAAAGGGTGTCTAACAGAAGCAGACAATGAATGACCTGGTGCCTAAGCAGAGATACAGACAATGTGCCATCAGGTAATGTAGCTTCTTCTTTGGGTTGATGCAAATCCTGCAGGAAAATGACAACGAGTCCAGCATAATATTGTTCACTTATTTAGCAATCAAATGGAATAAGGTCTCAAGCTGGGTACACAGTTGCAAGAAAATCTTCTCAAAAATAGGTCGGTCTTTTGTAGGTTGCAAACATGAAATAGAGTAAAAAATACACAACAGAAAGAGAGAGGAACAATGTCCAAGTTACTGAATTTTGCTCAAAAGTGAACTATAGAAAACACTGTACAGAACTTCGATACAGGCACATTGATACAACCAAAGTACCTTCAGCAGCAACCCACACTGGAGTCTAATTCTAGTAGAGAATAAATAATACTTTTCGATTACCACCATTGTTTAGAAACTGGAGATGGACGTTCAACTAGGAACTGCATTCAATCCAGAATATTCAACAAGATAGTTAGTTGTACAGATTGGAGTGATGCACACTGGCAAACCGGCCCTGATCAGAAATTTCCAACTCTGATTCCAATTTCTCCAAAATTACGAATTTTAAAGTTTGGTACCCCAAGAATTTGAATTCTCACTGGTTATAATGGTTGAACAAAATAATAGTGATGAAGAAGATTTGGAAAACACCGAAATGCTGGAAATGGAAACATATGAGTCATGTTGTAAAACAATTTTACATTACTCTTCCATAATGCCAGCCTAATTCTCTATCCTCATTTCAGTTTTCATTCTAACTAATCCTACATTCTTTCATTTCCACCGACCACCACGATGTTAAAGGCTTCACTCAGCTTCTGAAAACGAATTTATTTGCCAAAAAAGTTCAAATTGGCACCATCAGGCAACAGCTAaaaaactcattaaaaatacaATTAGACAATTAGTTGAATTAATAAGTGAATTTTGTGCCAACAGGATATGCCAAAATATGGATGACTCCACCCTGGAGTTAAAAGAAATGATGGGGTAATCCAATTTGGGACGAAAAAAACAAACATGGTCAATAAAGAAGAGTTAAAAATCAAATTAGTCAGTTCGAATCATGTTTCATATAACTATAAACCTATTATATGACTCAGTTGTTATTTAGTTGGAGTGGTTGCCCCCATCATGTAATATCCCAGAATATTTTCTCACCCATAGTCATCATAGACTTCCAAATTAAGCAAAAACAAAAGAGTTGTAACCCTAGATCTATGGTCAAACCACGTCAGGAGATATAGGCCCTCATTGATCATGATTGAGTAACAATGTTTAGCTGTGTTCTATATTCCTCTTTTGAGTATTCTCTCTATCATTGAAAAGTTAACAAGAAGATAGAGAGTAAAGTCACCCACTAAGCTTCTTAATCTTCAGAAAGTAAAGGCACTACTAAAACATGAATAAATATAAATCTTAGAGAATTGTCTGAGTTGATAGAGTAGATGAGCATTTGACCAATAATCAGGAGTTTGAACGCTATTGTGTTATCCCGAATATTTTTCAGGCGAGTTTGTCACATAGGGTTTGCCCACTGTGGTTTACCTAGCTAGCGTAGTTTGCACGCTATTGTGTTATCCCGAAGGTTTATCCAGTGCGCACCGAAGAGTAGCAGCTACGGTTGTCATCATCATAAAAAATACTCATAAAACATTGCAAATAAATGGAATAAAGAAAGTGAaatcaaaaaaaatttagaatacGGATGACAACATTGCTGGGATAAAATCAAGATCAATGTTGCTACGTGGATTGGTAATCACGAAGAATTTAAGAACGTGTCAAACCCATATATAATTGAGAGATTGGGCTTATGTGTATAATTAATAGTGCATCGATCTTATGTAGCTTCAATTGAAAGTGAACCACTAGTCCACTGATTGtaattaacatttttaaaattattaataaaatatcttttctaataaaaaaatcgaaaaaaggTGAGATACCAAAGTTACAGATAACAAATATCTATCCAATTGTCTAGGAaaacaacaaatataaagcaCTAAACAATCACCCGCGAATATGAAATTAGGAATCATGTCAAACAAGTACCTGCAAAGCTGCTTGGTAAACAAATCTCTCATCAGCTCCAGCAATCCTTTCTTCA
The sequence above is a segment of the Primulina tabacum isolate GXHZ01 chromosome 6, ASM2559414v2, whole genome shotgun sequence genome. Coding sequences within it:
- the LOC142548627 gene encoding helicase-like transcription factor CHR28 isoform X2; its protein translation is MLIIFRGILGGLRQISCIVSSAFGNFTEVVGKSEMASLDPIDISSSSDSDSDLREIDNYREGSPVTNSASSVNLRVLPSWGSSNPPHSTSYNGHSHQVLSSSKRPVVNGETSSKRHEVHRASSSRMDRDGNSYQSNGLNNAGRFNTTHELRSFPESMKRALPASIQPSISRTISNNLVENVGGSQIRETYGKYYQPATLSDSLNGKNHVVEDFHRVTVNDTLYEKRGNRLLPSSLMIGKYSPTVQVLNSNDSMHQTGVGEERIAGADERFVYQAALQDLHQPKEEATLPDGTLSVSLLRHQKTALAWMLKKESSGLCLGGILADDQGLGKTVSMIALIHAQRILEGKSKPEDSCNIQTEALDLDDDDEIRDIAADERKQAEESEEFTILPQTSNTVTGFHCRRPTAGTLIVCPASVLRQWARELHEKVTDKAKLSVLIYHGGSRTKSPAALAKYDAVLTTYAIVSNEVPKQPLVEEDDSEPKDGDIYGLSSTFSMAKKRKKLSANKRSKKGKKDINISAFDSDCGTLAKVKWSRVILDESQTIKNHRTQVARACCSLRAKRRWCLSGTPIQNSIDELFSYFRFLRYDPYDKYKTFVSSIKTLISRDSTKGYKKLQVVLRNIMLRRTKGTFIDGKPIIILPPKKVHLKRVDFAAEERTFYSKLEADSRKQFKEYAAAGTLNQNYANILLLLLRLRQACDHPLLVKGFRSDPVGEVSSEMAKSLPRELLVNLNNFLEDSLAICLACKDPPENAIVTMCGHVFCYQCVSDHLTGEDSTCPAPECKEQLGADLVYSRATLRRCLSDDIDSDTAVSYETGEKSKVLQTDYISSKIRSALEILKLHCISKGQRSKSYDLVTVGGDASSSSGLYLDSESEEPEKAIVFSQWTSMLDLVEISLKNSHINFRRLDGTMSIAARDKAVKDFNTDPEVDVMLMSLKAGNLGLNMVAACRVILLDLWWNPTTEDQAVDRAHRIGQTRPVTVSRLTIKDTVEDRILALQEDKRKMVASAFGEDQSGMPATRLTVEDLRFLFEGSGR